The Anastrepha ludens isolate Willacy chromosome 2, idAnaLude1.1, whole genome shotgun sequence genome contains a region encoding:
- the LOC128855940 gene encoding carbonic anhydrase 2-like — protein MMCKFSILFATFCTFCLHKNVNGNGFDYEHQSKWYDDYQQCGFSRQSPIELNSNEAIISFDMPIINFVHYDVPYMEAVRSENNGHTANIQFPTIIPDSAFISGGPLLENTTYIMESLHFHWGSNDIHGSEHVLNSERYSMEMHLLHRNTKYATVEEAREHDDGLAVLAVLYKVNTTAANDFEGLNEVINVLESISEFNCTTEIETFMLSVLLGDMDVTEFYTYAGSLTTPPCSQAVTWVVFSHAITITHSQMKRFHKMSDDHGSTMENNYRALQARGNRKVYLRNKRKVLESSVQSPLYWELLEKLKQQESAAESARK, from the exons gtAACGGTTTTGATTATGAACATCAATCCAAGTGGTATGACGACTATCAGCAATGCGGCTTCAGCCGTCAGTCACCGATTGAATTGAATTCAAATGAG GCCATCATCTCATTTGACATGCCGATCATAAATTTTGTGCACTACGATGTGCCGTACATGGAAGCCGTGAGAAGTGAGAACAACGGTCACACAGCCAACATTCAATTTCCCACAATCATACCAGATTCAGCATTCATCTCAGGTGGACCGCTACTCGAGAATACGACCTACATAATGGAGAGTTTACATTTCCATTGGGGCTCCAACGACATTCACGGCTCCGAACATGTGCTGAACAGTGAACGATACTCTATGGAAATGCATTTGCTGCATCGAAATACCAAATATGCGACGGTGGAGGAGGCACGCGAGCATGATGATGGCTTGGCTGTGCTGGCGGTGTTGTACAAAGTGAAT ACCACTGCAGCCAACGATTTCGAAGGCTTAAATGAGGTTATAAATGTTTTGGAATCGATATCCGAATTCAATTGCACCACAGAAATTGAGACTTTTATGCTTTCGGTGTTGTTGGGCGATATGGATGTAACGGAATTCTACACTTATGCGGGCTCACTGACGACGCCACCCTGTTCACAGGCCGTGACTTGGGTAGTCTTCTCGCATGCAATCACCATAACGCATAGCCAAATGAAGCGTTTCCACAAAATGTCCGATGACCATGGAAGCACAATGGAAAACAATTATCGCGCACTGCAGGCGAGGGGAAACCGGAAAGTGTACTTGCGGAATAAACGCAAAGTGCTGGAATCCTCTGTGCAGTCGCCGCTCTATTGGGAGTTGTTGGAAAAGCTGAAACAACAGGAAAGTGCAGCAGAAAGCGCAAGAAAATGA